One genomic region from Shewanella aestuarii encodes:
- a CDS encoding DUF2058 domain-containing protein, with product MANALQDQLLKAGLASKQKVRDVKTQKRRDKKAKVDDGSAALKQQIAEQKKQQAIKDKQLNEQRFKQAEEKGQVRGLITEFGKFAIDIPKEAEIKFNYTLENKIYSVYITDKIQTQLLNGSLGIIRYEEKSYLVPHKLAERVNLLVPQWCGYLWDANDTASKAQVTEEDDPYADYAIPDDLMW from the coding sequence ATGGCAAATGCATTACAAGATCAATTATTAAAAGCGGGTTTAGCAAGTAAGCAAAAAGTGCGTGATGTTAAAACCCAAAAGCGTCGAGATAAAAAGGCGAAAGTCGATGATGGTAGCGCAGCGCTCAAACAGCAAATTGCTGAACAGAAAAAACAACAAGCGATAAAAGACAAGCAGTTAAATGAACAAAGATTCAAACAAGCAGAAGAGAAGGGACAAGTACGCGGGTTAATTACCGAATTTGGTAAGTTTGCCATTGATATACCGAAAGAAGCTGAAATTAAATTTAACTATACATTAGAGAATAAAATTTACTCTGTGTACATTACAGACAAAATCCAAACTCAATTGTTAAATGGTTCCTTAGGTATCATACGTTATGAAGAAAAAAGTTATTTGGTGCCACATAAATTAGCTGAACGAGTGAATTTATTGGTACCACAATGGTGCGGTTATCTTTGGGATGCGAACGATACTGCATCAAAAGCTCAGGTCACTGAAGAAGATGATCCATACGCAGATTATGCGATTCCAGATGATTTAATGTGGTAA
- a CDS encoding SDR family oxidoreductase — protein MFDYSDQNVVVVGGTSGINLQIAVSFAKAGANVAVASRNIDKVNAALEQLRIVNPSGNHVGVTFDVRDEVALAAGFQIIEQSFGHIDTLVSGAAGNFPASAAKLSNNGFKSVIDIDLLGSFQVLKQAYPLLKRPTASIIQISAPQAYIAMPLQVHVCAAKAGVDMLTRTLAIEWGLEGIRINSIVPGPIADTEGFNRLAPSEALQSKVAESVPLQRNGQCQDIANAALFLASPMASYITGVVLPVDGGWSLGGASTAMTELGKLAATKGL, from the coding sequence ATGTTTGATTATTCAGATCAGAATGTAGTTGTTGTCGGTGGTACTTCAGGTATCAATTTACAAATTGCAGTCAGTTTTGCTAAAGCTGGTGCAAATGTTGCGGTGGCAAGTCGCAATATTGATAAAGTGAATGCAGCACTTGAACAACTCAGGATCGTTAATCCTTCAGGCAATCATGTCGGTGTGACATTTGATGTTAGAGACGAAGTCGCCCTTGCAGCAGGATTTCAAATCATTGAGCAATCTTTTGGGCATATTGATACCTTAGTGAGTGGTGCTGCGGGTAATTTTCCCGCCAGTGCCGCAAAGTTATCTAATAATGGCTTTAAATCCGTAATTGATATCGATTTACTTGGCAGTTTTCAGGTTTTAAAGCAAGCATATCCGCTTTTAAAACGTCCAACAGCATCAATTATTCAAATCTCGGCGCCGCAAGCTTATATCGCTATGCCACTACAAGTACATGTGTGTGCTGCAAAAGCTGGTGTTGATATGTTAACGAGAACATTAGCTATTGAGTGGGGATTAGAAGGGATTAGGATTAACTCAATTGTTCCTGGACCGATTGCTGATACAGAAGGTTTTAATCGTTTGGCACCTAGTGAAGCTTTACAAAGCAAAGTTGCCGAAAGTGTACCCTTACAACGAAATGGACAATGCCAAGATATTGCTAATGCGGCATTGTTTTTAGCTTCACCAATGGCTTCTTATATCACAGGTGTTGTGTTACCGGTTGATGGCGGTTGGTCATTAGGTGGTGCCAGTACAGCTATGACAGAATTAGGTAAATTGGCTGCTACCAAAGGGCTTTAG
- the dacB gene encoding D-alanyl-D-alanine carboxypeptidase/D-alanyl-D-alanine endopeptidase: MLSINASATITLPLAITPAQEQRSPITESLNATEHSLSADEQHISAIINLLAPQQSITALSVWDIEDNRSVYQHNDQMLMNPASIQKLLTALVSAKQLGADFRYQTQLLTSAPAINNAQILDADVYLKFSGDPKLSHSELTNLVSSLKAKGIKHISGNVYLIGHNNKYLQAPGWVWDDLGICYAAPLSSFIIDKNCVYARLSANGYNQKATLKVMGNKPIFVENNAFFVNPSSKDNNCHLQLIRHDNNQFTLTGCHIGAKSLPLAIAISNPESYAVNVVKNIFEQQQLTIAGSFTITEDQLIDRKITLVAEHLSEPVAQLIDEMLLDSDNLIAEALLRTSAEHYFSHSVNFSQTTQAMVDILTDLGIDLTNANIADGSGLSRYNLLSAQQVLAVLKLMANTKQYQYLLSSLPIAGKSGTLKYKRYYNKAPLKNKVQAKTGSMLGVANLAGEFTASNGKRYLFVLIENGLSPTIKKHQKAPFSAIVLQNLMDIPLVTQPEAQQTNIQ; the protein is encoded by the coding sequence ATGTTAAGTATAAACGCATCGGCAACCATAACATTACCGTTAGCAATTACACCGGCACAAGAACAACGCTCCCCAATTACTGAATCACTCAACGCAACGGAACATAGCCTAAGTGCTGATGAACAACATATTTCTGCAATAATAAACCTTTTAGCACCACAACAATCGATAACAGCATTATCTGTTTGGGATATTGAAGACAATCGCAGTGTATATCAACATAATGATCAAATGCTGATGAACCCTGCCAGCATTCAAAAATTATTAACAGCTTTAGTCAGCGCAAAACAGTTAGGGGCTGATTTTCGTTACCAGACCCAATTATTAACGTCAGCGCCAGCCATCAATAATGCCCAGATACTAGACGCCGATGTCTATCTTAAGTTCAGCGGTGATCCTAAGTTAAGCCATAGTGAGCTAACTAATTTAGTTTCTTCACTAAAAGCCAAGGGAATAAAGCATATCTCTGGCAATGTTTATCTAATTGGACACAACAACAAATATTTACAAGCACCAGGTTGGGTGTGGGACGATTTAGGCATTTGTTACGCAGCCCCTTTATCCAGTTTTATCATTGATAAAAACTGTGTCTATGCCAGATTAAGTGCCAATGGCTATAATCAGAAAGCAACCCTTAAGGTTATGGGCAATAAACCAATTTTTGTCGAAAATAATGCTTTTTTTGTTAACCCAAGCTCAAAAGATAACAATTGTCACTTACAACTTATTAGACATGATAATAATCAGTTTACTTTAACCGGATGCCATATAGGCGCAAAATCATTGCCATTAGCTATTGCGATTAGCAATCCTGAAAGCTATGCAGTCAATGTAGTAAAAAACATTTTTGAACAGCAGCAATTAACAATCGCTGGCAGTTTTACTATCACTGAAGACCAGCTAATTGATAGAAAAATAACCTTAGTAGCAGAACATTTATCAGAACCAGTCGCACAGCTTATTGACGAAATGTTGTTAGATTCTGACAATTTGATTGCTGAAGCTTTATTAAGAACCAGTGCGGAACACTATTTTAGCCATTCGGTTAATTTTAGTCAGACAACTCAAGCTATGGTTGATATTTTGACTGATTTAGGCATTGATTTAACTAACGCTAACATTGCTGATGGCTCAGGATTATCGCGTTATAACTTGTTATCTGCACAGCAAGTTTTAGCTGTATTAAAGTTGATGGCCAACACTAAGCAATACCAATATTTATTAAGCAGCCTCCCGATTGCTGGAAAGTCGGGCACCCTCAAATACAAACGATATTACAATAAAGCCCCCTTAAAGAATAAAGTCCAAGCAAAAACGGGGAGTATGTTAGGTGTGGCAAATTTAGCTGGAGAATTTACTGCATCAAATGGTAAGCGTTACTTATTTGTATTGATTGAAAATGGCTTAAGTCCAACCATTAAAAAACATCAAAAAGCGCCTTTTTCAGCCATTGTGTTGCAAAACCTGATGGACATTCCCTTGGTTACTCAGCCAGAGGCCCAACAAACCAACATCCAATAA
- the pyrF gene encoding orotidine-5'-phosphate decarboxylase — MPNKSIVVALDYNDKAEALTLIDKLDPSMCRLKIGKEMFTLFGPTLVKDIHHRGFELFLDLKFHDIPNTVAKAVSAAADLGVWMTNVHASGGLAMMQAAKKALESYGNDAPLLIAVTVLTSMSDEDLALLGINVPASEHVLRLAKLTHQAGLDGVVCSAQEATLLKSTFGRDFKLVTPGIRPAGSDVGDQHRIMTPSKAIAAGSDYLVIGRPITKAADPLASLTAIHQSLLAN; from the coding sequence ATGCCTAACAAATCCATCGTCGTTGCGTTAGATTATAATGACAAAGCTGAAGCACTTACCTTAATCGATAAATTAGACCCAAGTATGTGTCGATTAAAAATCGGCAAGGAAATGTTCACTTTATTTGGTCCAACTTTGGTAAAAGATATTCATCACCGAGGTTTTGAGCTGTTTCTTGATTTGAAGTTTCATGATATTCCTAACACTGTCGCCAAGGCGGTAAGTGCGGCGGCTGATCTTGGGGTTTGGATGACTAATGTCCATGCAAGCGGTGGATTGGCTATGATGCAAGCGGCTAAAAAAGCACTTGAGAGCTATGGCAATGATGCGCCGTTATTAATTGCAGTAACAGTGTTAACTTCAATGTCGGATGAGGATTTAGCATTATTAGGTATTAATGTGCCAGCATCCGAGCATGTACTTAGATTAGCAAAGCTTACGCATCAAGCCGGTTTAGATGGTGTGGTGTGTTCAGCTCAAGAGGCAACTTTATTAAAATCAACATTTGGTCGTGACTTTAAACTCGTTACCCCCGGAATTAGACCCGCTGGAAGTGATGTCGGTGATCAGCATCGTATTATGACACCTTCAAAAGCAATAGCGGCAGGTTCAGATTATCTTGTGATAGGACGCCCAATAACTAAGGCGGCAGATCCATTAGCTTCACTAACGGCAATACACCAATCGTTGTTAGCCAATTAA
- the cmk gene encoding (d)CMP kinase, which translates to MTEQAPIVTVDGPSGAGKGTICQLLSKHLGWHLLDSGAIYRVLALAAIHHDIELENEEALTLMAAHLDVQFLTNTDSNAIKVVLEGEDVTTTIRSQECSDAASKVAALPRVREALLRRQRAFSAMPGLVADGRDMGTVVFPKAPAKIFLTASAEERAQRRFNQLQDKGFDVKIDRLLAEIIERDERDINRSASPLVPAEDALVIDTSGIEIEGVLDLVLQHVNKKITL; encoded by the coding sequence ATGACTGAACAAGCTCCAATCGTGACTGTGGATGGTCCAAGTGGTGCAGGAAAAGGGACAATTTGCCAATTATTATCAAAGCATTTAGGTTGGCATCTACTTGATAGCGGTGCGATATATCGTGTACTTGCGTTAGCGGCAATTCATCATGATATCGAACTCGAAAACGAAGAAGCCTTAACATTAATGGCTGCACATTTGGATGTGCAATTTTTGACAAACACTGATAGCAACGCCATCAAAGTTGTATTAGAGGGCGAAGACGTAACTACCACTATACGTTCACAAGAATGTTCGGATGCGGCTTCAAAAGTAGCCGCTTTACCGCGAGTTCGAGAGGCGTTATTACGTCGCCAGCGTGCATTTAGTGCGATGCCTGGTTTGGTCGCAGATGGCCGTGATATGGGAACTGTGGTTTTTCCAAAAGCTCCGGCAAAAATTTTCTTAACCGCCTCTGCAGAAGAGCGTGCACAAAGACGCTTTAATCAGTTGCAGGACAAGGGCTTCGATGTTAAAATCGACCGCCTTTTAGCTGAGATCATAGAGCGAGATGAACGTGATATTAATCGTTCAGCATCGCCTTTAGTCCCTGCCGAAGATGCGCTTGTAATTGATACCAGTGGCATTGAAATAGAAGGTGTGCTTGACTTAGTGTTACAGCACGTTAACAAAAAAATTACGCTATAA
- a CDS encoding LapA family protein: MKAFFAFLIVGLLFLLAILFGAQNEQLVTVSYFVAEGEYRLPVVLAIVFLSGFVLSWLFASYYLFKMKMSLIKAQKSLVKLNAKLNQDQQSHTGVTP; encoded by the coding sequence GTGAAAGCATTTTTTGCGTTTTTAATTGTTGGATTATTATTTTTGTTAGCAATCCTTTTTGGAGCTCAGAATGAGCAACTTGTGACAGTGAGTTATTTTGTTGCTGAAGGTGAATATCGCCTACCTGTGGTTTTAGCAATTGTCTTTTTATCGGGTTTTGTATTGAGTTGGCTTTTTGCTAGTTATTATTTATTTAAAATGAAAATGTCGCTTATAAAAGCACAAAAGTCATTAGTGAAACTAAATGCTAAATTGAATCAAGATCAGCAAAGTCATACAGGTGTTACGCCATAG
- the rpsA gene encoding 30S ribosomal protein S1, with product MTESFADLFEQSLQQLEFRPGSIVRGTVVAIENGMVLVDAGLKSESPINADEFKNAQGVLEIQVGDEVDVALDSVEDGFGETQLSREKAKRHEAWIVLEKAYEDAETVIGIINGKVKGGFTVELNGIRAFLPGSLVDVRPVRDTAHLEYKELEFKVIKLDQKRNNVVVSRRAVIESESSAERDALLENLQEGQAVKGIVKNLTDYGAFVDLGGVDGLLHITDMAWKRVKHPSEIVNVGDEINVKVLKYDRERTRVSLGLKQLGEDPWLEISKRYPENTKLTGRVTNLTDYGCFVEIEEGVEGLVHVSEMDWTNKNIHPSKVVNLGDEVEVLVLDIDEERRRISLGLKQCKVNPWDDFATRFNKGDKVSGKIKSITDFGIFIGLDGGIDGLVHLSDISWNGTGEDAVSEYKKGDEIHAVVLSVDPERERISLGVKQTEDDPFNAYLADKKKGTVVNGTVSAVDAKGVTVELADTVEGYIRVADISAERIEDASTVYTVGDAIEAKFMGVDRKNRSISLSIRAKDEAEQKEAIATLNKQDDAVISNAMAEAFKAARK from the coding sequence ATGACTGAATCTTTTGCTGATCTATTTGAACAATCCCTTCAACAACTTGAGTTCCGCCCAGGTTCTATCGTTCGTGGTACTGTAGTTGCCATCGAAAACGGTATGGTACTTGTTGACGCTGGTCTTAAGTCTGAAAGCCCAATCAATGCTGACGAATTCAAAAACGCACAAGGCGTTTTAGAAATTCAAGTTGGCGATGAAGTTGATGTTGCGCTTGACTCTGTTGAAGATGGCTTTGGTGAGACTCAATTATCTCGCGAAAAAGCTAAGCGTCATGAAGCTTGGATCGTTCTAGAAAAAGCGTACGAAGATGCTGAAACTGTAATCGGTATCATTAATGGTAAAGTTAAAGGTGGTTTCACTGTTGAATTAAACGGTATCCGTGCCTTCTTACCAGGTTCTCTAGTTGATGTGCGCCCAGTTCGCGACACCGCTCACTTAGAGTACAAAGAATTAGAATTCAAAGTTATCAAGCTTGACCAGAAGCGTAACAATGTTGTTGTTTCTCGTCGTGCTGTTATCGAATCAGAAAGCAGTGCTGAGCGTGATGCACTTCTTGAAAATCTACAAGAAGGCCAAGCAGTTAAGGGTATCGTTAAGAACCTTACTGACTACGGTGCATTCGTAGATTTAGGTGGTGTTGACGGTCTATTACATATCACTGATATGGCGTGGAAGCGTGTTAAGCACCCATCTGAAATCGTTAATGTTGGTGACGAAATCAACGTTAAAGTACTTAAGTATGACCGTGAGCGTACTCGCGTATCATTAGGTCTTAAGCAACTTGGCGAAGATCCATGGTTAGAAATCAGCAAACGCTACCCAGAAAACACTAAGTTAACTGGTCGCGTAACTAACTTAACTGACTACGGTTGCTTCGTAGAAATCGAAGAAGGCGTTGAAGGTTTAGTACACGTTTCTGAAATGGATTGGACTAACAAGAACATTCACCCATCTAAAGTTGTTAACTTAGGTGATGAAGTTGAAGTGTTAGTATTAGATATCGATGAAGAACGTCGTCGTATTTCTCTAGGCCTTAAACAGTGTAAAGTTAACCCATGGGATGACTTCGCTACTCGTTTCAACAAAGGCGACAAAGTATCTGGTAAGATCAAGTCAATCACTGACTTCGGTATCTTTATCGGTCTTGACGGTGGAATCGATGGTCTTGTTCACTTATCTGACATTTCTTGGAACGGTACTGGCGAAGACGCAGTATCTGAATACAAGAAAGGCGACGAAATCCACGCTGTAGTTCTATCTGTAGATCCAGAGCGTGAGCGTATCAGCTTAGGTGTTAAGCAAACTGAAGATGATCCATTCAATGCTTACTTAGCAGACAAGAAGAAAGGTACTGTTGTAAATGGTACAGTTTCTGCTGTTGACGCTAAAGGTGTTACAGTTGAACTAGCTGACACTGTTGAAGGTTATATTCGTGTTGCTGACATTTCTGCAGAGCGCATTGAAGATGCATCTACTGTTTACACAGTAGGCGATGCAATCGAAGCTAAGTTCATGGGTGTTGATCGTAAGAACCGTTCTATCAGCTTATCAATCCGTGCTAAGGATGAAGCTGAGCAGAAAGAAGCGATCGCTACTTTGAACAAGCAAGATGACGCAGTTATCAGCAATGCAATGGCTGAAGCGTTTAAAGCTGCTCGTAAGTAA
- the ihfB gene encoding integration host factor subunit beta yields the protein MTKSELIEKLATRQSQLSAKEVEAAIKEMLEQMATTLESGERIEIRGFGSFSLHYRAPRIGRNPKTGTSVELDGKYVPHFKPGKELRERVDAINA from the coding sequence ATGACAAAATCTGAACTTATCGAAAAACTCGCCACTAGGCAGTCGCAACTGTCGGCGAAAGAGGTAGAAGCTGCTATCAAAGAAATGTTGGAGCAAATGGCGACAACATTAGAAAGCGGAGAACGTATTGAGATCCGTGGCTTTGGTAGTTTCTCTCTTCATTATCGTGCGCCACGTATTGGCCGTAATCCTAAAACTGGCACTTCAGTTGAATTGGATGGTAAATATGTTCCGCACTTTAAGCCGGGTAAAGAACTGCGCGAACGCGTTGACGCGATTAATGCATAA
- the lapB gene encoding lipopolysaccharide assembly protein LapB, with protein MLEILFLLLPIAAGYGWYMGRRSILQRDSQNSKKLSRDYFTGLNFLLSNESDKAVDLFISMLDVDDETIDTHLSLGSLFRKRGEVDRSIRIHQNLIARPSLTNDQRDIAMMELGKDYMAAGFYDRAEEIFLNLVNQDDHTEEAETQLILIYQVTKEWQNAIDITKKLPRKRQQTLKNTIAHFYCQIADETADIPLKIRKLQAAIKQNSTCGRAWLTLAKIYLDQGKISECKQALTELKSADIDLFADGLNIAKQVYRESDDSLGFETLLQSALSEGAGASIAIALAEQKLSQKNTEEAESMMLDTLYRQPTMKGFQHLMKLHIQQAEDGKAKTSLSMLEQLVEQQIKYRPSYRCHACGFPAHALYWHCPSCKEWGSIKRIKGLDGE; from the coding sequence ATGCTTGAAATTTTGTTCTTATTATTGCCTATCGCAGCAGGTTATGGCTGGTATATGGGTCGCAGAAGTATTCTTCAGCGCGATAGTCAAAATAGTAAAAAGTTAAGTCGTGATTATTTTACTGGCTTGAACTTTTTGTTGTCGAACGAATCAGACAAAGCCGTTGATCTCTTTATCAGTATGTTAGATGTTGACGACGAAACGATTGATACACACTTGTCTCTTGGTTCATTGTTTCGTAAAAGGGGCGAGGTTGATCGCTCCATTCGTATCCATCAAAACCTAATTGCACGGCCAAGCTTAACCAATGATCAGCGAGATATTGCCATGATGGAATTGGGCAAAGATTATATGGCAGCTGGATTTTATGACCGAGCAGAAGAAATCTTTTTAAACTTGGTTAATCAAGACGACCACACTGAAGAAGCTGAAACACAGCTTATTTTAATTTATCAAGTCACTAAAGAATGGCAAAATGCCATTGATATTACTAAAAAACTTCCTCGTAAAAGACAGCAAACCTTAAAGAATACCATTGCACATTTTTACTGCCAGATTGCCGATGAAACTGCTGATATTCCTCTAAAAATCAGAAAGCTTCAAGCCGCTATTAAACAAAATAGTACATGCGGGAGAGCTTGGTTAACCTTGGCTAAGATTTATCTTGATCAAGGTAAAATCAGTGAATGCAAACAAGCCTTAACAGAATTAAAATCAGCAGACATTGATTTGTTCGCTGACGGTTTGAATATAGCTAAACAAGTTTATCGAGAGTCTGATGATAGCCTTGGCTTTGAAACATTACTACAAAGTGCGTTATCTGAAGGTGCCGGTGCGAGTATTGCCATTGCATTAGCAGAACAAAAGCTTTCACAAAAAAATACTGAAGAGGCTGAATCTATGATGTTAGATACGCTCTATCGTCAACCTACGATGAAAGGGTTTCAGCACTTAATGAAGTTACATATTCAGCAAGCTGAAGATGGAAAAGCTAAAACTAGTTTATCTATGCTTGAGCAATTAGTTGAGCAACAAATTAAATATCGACCAAGCTATCGCTGTCATGCCTGTGGTTTTCCTGCACATGCGCTTTATTGGCATTGCCCATCCTGTAAAGAATGGGGCAGTATTAAACGCATTAAAGGCCTAGACGGCGAATAA
- a CDS encoding acyl-CoA dehydrogenase family protein → MNPYQAPLKEMQFLLEDVFDAPNTWQQLPELAEMVDIDTANAILDEASKISRDLIHPLNRSGDEQGVIHQDDNVITPDGFKEVYNQFSEGGWAGLCGDAAFGGMGMPKMLGILVDEMNYSACNSFTLYGSLTAGAALCINAHANEELKQTYLPKLYSGEWSGAMDMTEPHAGSDLRGIRTKAVPLDDGSYAITGNKIFITGGDHDLTENVIHLVLAKLPDSNGISLFLVPKIRVHSDGSLGEANGVTVGSIEHKMGLKASATCVMNYDSAKGFLVGEPDRGLVCMFTMMNYERLAIGIQGLGSAQAAYQMASDYAKDRLQGVQAGKKPGSESDPIIVHGDVRRMLLTIRAMTEAGRALSVYTGKQLDLAKYAQGDVQAKAAKYVGLLTPVSKAFLTDRGLDATIMAQQVFGGHGYIRETGIEQLVRDTRIAQIYEGTNGIQAIDFLGRKVTGDNLATLTQFVDETLTELEALNVSAEHKYAVSSRFNALLASAQFVNDNKLTQPALINATAVDFLDAFGYTLYGFYWLLMADKSSNNVDTDFSHQKQYLAEFYIQKILAKADYHLSQVNNGDSSIMQVPESMF, encoded by the coding sequence ATGAATCCATACCAAGCTCCATTGAAGGAAATGCAATTTCTATTAGAAGATGTGTTTGATGCACCAAATACTTGGCAACAATTGCCAGAGCTAGCTGAGATGGTCGATATTGATACTGCTAATGCCATTCTAGATGAAGCCAGTAAAATCAGCCGTGATCTTATTCATCCTTTAAACAGAAGCGGCGATGAACAAGGCGTTATTCATCAAGATGATAACGTCATCACACCAGACGGTTTTAAAGAGGTTTATAACCAGTTCTCTGAAGGTGGTTGGGCTGGTTTGTGCGGTGACGCCGCCTTTGGTGGCATGGGTATGCCTAAAATGTTAGGTATTTTAGTGGATGAAATGAATTATAGTGCATGTAATTCATTCACTTTGTATGGTTCTCTGACTGCCGGAGCTGCATTGTGTATTAATGCGCATGCTAATGAAGAACTAAAACAAACTTACCTACCCAAATTATATTCTGGTGAGTGGTCAGGTGCCATGGATATGACAGAGCCTCACGCAGGTTCAGATCTGCGTGGAATCCGCACTAAAGCAGTTCCACTAGATGATGGTAGTTATGCGATAACGGGTAATAAAATTTTTATCACTGGTGGCGATCATGACCTAACCGAAAACGTAATCCACTTAGTTTTGGCAAAACTACCTGACTCTAATGGTATTTCCTTATTTTTAGTGCCTAAAATTCGTGTCCATAGTGATGGCAGTCTTGGTGAAGCTAACGGCGTTACAGTCGGTTCTATCGAACATAAAATGGGCCTAAAGGCGTCAGCTACCTGTGTGATGAATTACGACAGTGCTAAGGGATTTTTAGTAGGGGAGCCTGATCGTGGTCTTGTTTGCATGTTTACTATGATGAACTACGAACGTCTAGCTATTGGTATTCAAGGTTTAGGTAGTGCTCAAGCGGCATATCAAATGGCTAGTGATTATGCCAAAGACCGTTTACAAGGTGTTCAAGCAGGTAAAAAACCTGGTAGTGAGTCGGATCCAATCATTGTCCATGGTGATGTTAGACGTATGTTGTTAACCATCAGAGCCATGACGGAAGCTGGCCGAGCGCTTTCGGTTTACACTGGCAAGCAGTTAGATTTGGCAAAGTATGCACAAGGCGACGTGCAAGCGAAAGCAGCTAAATATGTTGGCTTATTAACCCCAGTTTCTAAAGCATTTTTAACTGATCGTGGTTTAGATGCAACCATTATGGCTCAGCAAGTGTTTGGTGGCCATGGTTATATCCGTGAAACGGGCATAGAGCAATTAGTTCGTGATACCCGTATTGCTCAAATCTATGAAGGTACAAATGGAATTCAAGCCATCGACTTCTTAGGCCGTAAAGTGACTGGCGACAATTTAGCAACGCTCACACAGTTTGTTGATGAGACTTTAACTGAGCTCGAAGCATTAAACGTTTCTGCTGAACATAAATACGCTGTTAGTAGTCGTTTTAACGCATTGTTAGCCAGTGCACAGTTCGTTAATGATAATAAGTTAACTCAACCTGCGTTAATCAACGCAACTGCGGTAGACTTTTTGGATGCCTTTGGTTACACATTATATGGATTTTATTGGTTATTGATGGCTGATAAATCGTCTAATAATGTTGATACTGATTTTAGTCATCAAAAGCAGTACTTAGCAGAATTTTATATTCAAAAAATATTAGCCAAGGCTGATTATCACTTATCACAAGTTAACAATGGTGATAGCAGTATTATGCAAGTCCCTGAGTCTATGTTCTAA